In a single window of the Syngnathus typhle isolate RoL2023-S1 ecotype Sweden linkage group LG19, RoL_Styp_1.0, whole genome shotgun sequence genome:
- the nanog gene encoding homeobox protein NANOG, translating to MADWKTHINYNYNASYHAYAYGLMYQSGHDQNHLHVTGWSEGGPSDLSNYTPGMTQVYYAAAAATAAATAARTREESPPHSPEQRVANAHCHYQTSALVYLDECQAGRLQAAGTPRAHYETPRAHYETPRAHYETPRAHYETPRAEESRKAVSESTSDSEAHASPDSWSFSSGRESGLPQAHPGAWVEKDPGIDPNSRSPDAGDHVSSSLMEELPSCNDMGNHNALTFPSLQAPLVAPNKLSTNAGTPKGKVRVSFSESQMNALVQRFSVQRYLTPAEMKNLAELTGLTYKQVKTWFQNRRMKLRRHQKDNNWVSERYATTTTKSQAVHGGVINHAPLYQAESQRPPLKEHYNHTMMEAAFKKTSPPNLGFYLTRMGNSAAAAPYSTWSAGAPQAAMATRSQAVGWSVPPSINQYDYYPGAFHSSQPDTSSDGKDAESVTGQNAQNLVVGHDMGQ from the exons ATGGCGGACTGGAAGACGCACATCAACTACAACTACAACGCGTCCTACCATGCCTACGCTTACGGCCTCATGTATCAATCCGGACACGACCAGAACCACCTCCACGTTACGGGCTGGAGCGAAGGGGGGCCATCCGATTTGAGTAACTACACACCTGGGATGACGCAGGTCTACTACGCCGCCGCAGCCGCCACAGCCGCCGCCACAGCCGCCAGGACCCGTGAAGAGTCTCCGCCTCATAGTCCGGAGCAGCGCGTTGCCAACGCCCATTGCCATTACCAGACCTCCGCTCTTGTCTACCTCGACGAGTGTCAAGCTGGTCGCCTGCAGGCGGCTGGAACGCCCCGAGCCCACTACGAGACGCCCCGAGCCCACTACGAGACGCCCCGAGCCCACTACGAGACGCCCCGAGCCCACTACGAGACGCCCCGAGCCGAAGAAAGCAGGAAGGCCGTCAGCGAGTCCACAAGCGACTCTGAGGCTCACGCCTCTCCTG ATTCGTGGAGTTTTAGCAGTGGCCGAGAAAGTGGTCTTCCACAGGCACACCCCGGCGCGTGGGTGGAGAAAGATCCTGGCATTGATCCAAACAGCAGGAGCCCTGACGCAGGAGACCATGTTTCAAGCTCCCTTATGGAGGAGCTGCCCTCCTGCAATGACATGGGCAACCACAACGCTCTGACTTTCCCTTCCCTACAAGCGCCCTTAGTGGCCCCAAACAAACTAAGCACTAACGCTGGGACCCCGAAAGGAAAGGTGCGCGTTTCCTTCTCCGAAAGCCAGATGAACGCTCTGGTCCAGCGTTTCAGTGTGCAGAGATACCTCACGCCGGCCGAGATGAAGAACTTGGCTGAACTCACGGGGCTTACCTACAAACAG GTGAAGACCTGGTTTCAAAATCGAAGGATGAAGCTTAGGAGACACCAGAAAGACAACAATTGGGTGTCGGAACGCTACGCCACAACCACCACTAAGAGCCAAGCCGTTCACGGAGGTGTCATTAACCACGCTCCCCTT TATCAAGCAGAAAGCCAAAGACCACCACTTAAGGAGCACTACAACCACACCATGATGGAGGCAGCCTTCAAGAAAACATCTCCACCCAACCTGGGCTTCTATCTTACTAGGATGGGGAATAGCGCCGCAGCTGCTCCTTATTCCACATGGTCGGCCGGCGCACCTCAAGCTGCCATGGCCACTAGGTCACAGGCGGTTGGCTGGTCCGTGCCTCCAAGCATTAACCAGTATGACTACTACCCGGGTGCGTTCCACTCGAGCCAGCCAGACACCAGCTCGGATGGCAAAGATGCAGAGTCCGTCACCGGCCAGAACGCACAAAATCTAGTCGTTGGACATGACATGGGCCAGTAG
- the tm9sf1 gene encoding transmembrane 9 superfamily member 1, whose translation MRCGRGHPSGGQPKTMIQPYVLLLCFLSAGALGYKQGDIVTLYVNKVGPYHNPQETYHFYTLPVCRPEKVHHKSLSLGEVLDGDRMAESMYQIRFRENVEKKTLCQLTLSEKQVDQLREAIEELYYFEFVLDDVPLWGFVGYIEESGFLPHSHKVGLWTHLDFNIEYNGNSVIFANVSVKDVKPVPLEDGAGAAVGGVGVGGGSLTISHTYSVRWFESPLPHARRAERLRDYSFFPKTLEIHWLSIINSLVLVVLLLGFVIIILMRVLKNDFARYNVEEDAACDDLDQGDNGWKIIHTDVFRFPPYKSLLCAVLGVGAQFLTLATGIIVMALLGMFNVHHHGAINSAAIVLYALTSCVSGYISCSFYTQINGKRWVWNIILTSSLFSAPLFLTWSVVNSVHWWSGSTQALPASTVLLLLGAWVLVGFPLTVIGGIVGKNRAGSFQAPCRTRNIARQIPQQPWYKHAAVHMAIGGFLPFSAISVELYYIFATVWGREPYTLYGVLLCVFAILLSVGACISVALTYFLLSGEDYRWWWRSVLSTGSTGLFIFVYSVFYYKNRSSMSGLVQSMEFFGYSLLTALVFSLMLGSVSFWASLTFIRYIYRSLKMD comes from the exons ATGCGCTGTGGAAGAGGACACCCGTCAGGCGGCCAGCCGAAGACAATGATCCAGCCTTACGTCTTGCTCCTGTGCTTCCTGTCAGCCGGGGCACTCGGCTACAAGCAGGGGGACATTGTCACCTTGTACGTCAACAAAGTGGGTCCTTACCATAACCCTCAGGAGACGTATCACTTCTACACCTTGCCTGTTTGCCGGCCGGAGAAG GTGCATCACAAGTCTCTTAGTTTGGGAGAAGTGCTGGATGGTGACAGAATGGCAGAATCAATGTATCAAATTCGCTTTCGAGAAAATGTTGAGAAGAAAACTCTTTGCCAGCTCACACTTTCAGAgaaacag GTGGACCAGCTCCGCGAGGCCATCGAGGAGCTATACTACTTTGAATTTGTCCTGGATGACGTTCCACTTTGGGGTTTTGTGGGCTACATCGAGGAGAGTGGCTTCCTGCCTCACAGCCACAAA GTGGGCCTGTGGACTCACCTGGACTTCAACATTGAGTACAACGGCAACTCGGTGATCTTTGCCAACGTCTCTGTGAAGGATGTCAAACCTGTCCCCTTGGAGGACGGTGCCGGAGCAGCCGTGGGTGGCGTCGGGGTCGGCGGAGGAAGTCTGACCATCTCGCACACGTACAGCGTGCGCTGGTTCGAGTCCCCCCTGCCTCACGCTCGTCGAGCGGAGCGCCTTCGGGACTATTCTTTCTTCCCCAAAACATTGGAGATCCACTGGCTGTCCATCATCAACTCgctggtgctggtggtgctACTGCTGGGCTTTGTCATCATTATTCTCATGCGGGTCCTTAAGAATGACTTTGCCAG GTACAATGTGGAGGAGGACGCGGCTTGCGATGACCTGGACCAAGGAGACAACGGTTGGAAGATCATCCACACTGACGTCTTTCGCTTCCCACCTTACAAAAGCCTGCTGTGTGCCGTGCTAGGCGTGGGGGCCCAGTTCCTTACCCTGGCCACAG GAATCATCGTCATGGCGCTCTTGGGAATGTTCAACGTCCATCACCACGGTGCCATTAACTCTGCGGCCATCGTTTTGTATGCTCTGACCAGCTGTGTGTCGGGCTACATCTCCTGCAGCTTTTACACGCAGATCAACGGCAAGCGTTGGGTGTGGAACATCATCTTGACCTCCAGCCTCTTTTCCG CTCCTCTGTTCCTAACGTGGAGCGTGGTCAACTCGGTCCACTGGTGGAGCGGCTCGACGCAAGCCTTGCCGGCCAGCACCGTGCTGCTCCTGCTGGGCGCCTGGGTGTTGGTGGGCTTCCCGCTCACCGTGATCGGCGGCATCGTGGGCAAGAACCGAGCGGGGAGCTTCCAAGCCCCCTGCCGCACTCGCAACATCGCCCGGCAGATCCCGCAGCAGCCCTGGTACAAGCACGCTGCCGTGCACATGGCCATTGGCGGCTTTTTGCCATTCAG TGCCATCTCAGTGGAGCTGTACTACATCTTCGCCACAGTGTGGGGCAGGGAACCCTACACGCTCTACGGCGTTCTGCTGTGCGTCTTTGCCATCCTCCTCTCTGTCGGCGCCTGCATCTCGGTGGCCCTCACCTACTTCCTGCTGTCGGGCGAAGACTACCGCTGGTGGTGGCGGAGCGTGCTAAGCACGGGCTCCACCGGCCTCTTCATTTTTGTTTACTCTGTGTTCTACTACAAGAACAGGTCTTCCATGAGTGGCCTTGTGCAGAGCATGGAGTTTTTTGGCTACTCTCTGCTCACAGCGCTGGTCTTCTCACTCATGCTGGGCAGCGTGTCCTTCTGGGCCTCGCTGACTTTTATTCGCTACATCTACCGCAGTCTTAAGATGGACTAG